In Quercus robur chromosome 11, dhQueRobu3.1, whole genome shotgun sequence, the sequence TCATGTTGATTATTTAATCCTCCCTTGatatatgtgtatgaagttGATGCCTTATTTTGATTCATGATATGATATGCTTGCTGTCGTGCTTTGTTTGCTATTTTTCCTTGAGATGTATGATAGGGTGTTCAAAtgttagatgtatgctagggtttcttatttgtgtttagGTTTGGCTCTCTATTGCTTTAAGGATGGATATGTGTTTTGGGATGAATGATGTCATGATTGTATGCTTAGATACATGCTAGTGTGTGCGTGCGTGAGTATAGATGCAAGTGTTGAACATGTTTTTAATAAGATTaggacataagacacaatgatgggcAATcttgggtgtctaacaccttcccaagagcgtacctaaactccgaacccatactCTAGTAGTAAGACCAAAGGTCTTTCCTCGAAAGGACGCTATATTCATGATTCCTAGACCATATAACTAGGTAGCGACTCCAACCCTTCTTTTCCCTTGCACCCATAGCTATCCCAAcccatttacttcttctttacctcttattattctcatgggcttactacttcattccttgggcatcctcggccccgtttatttcttctttaccttttattattttcatggaCCTGTTGGCTATCAATCCTGCCACTCCAACCCAATGGGATTGTTTCCTCATTTCTTTATCATTTTGCCCCtcattttcttctcatcttcttTATTGTTGAACTTCTTCAGTTGTTGGGCCTTTTGTCAAAAATTGGCATCAACAATTACCAAATAATGTGACTTTGCCAatagtcttgtaactcaattagcATCTCCTAATATTTTCGACAAAGATATCTTAGGTTCAAATTCATATTCCTCCaaccccaactattgaattataattttttttttataaaaaagtggTGATTTTTTTAAGTTACCTGAAAATCCATATTCAAATTAATAGAcaataaatttaacaatattttttgcttTCACATCTAAAAGAATTATATTTTGACACCTATTTATTAGTATTAGAACACTCACATCAATTAATGTATAACAACATAAGAGGTAAATTTTGCACATTCAACTCCAAAAATCATTGACATCAATCCATGTAAACTTGTATAAAATAAGATCTTGTATAAAATAAGATGAGCTACACAGTTACTACTCACATGAAAATATACTTCTTTAGTCATAtacacaaacatatataaagagaCTATTTGAGagagtaataaaaaattgataaagaaataatattttaatgaaatgtagtataaaatagataatctgatgtAGGTGTTCTTGTAGATTggttatgtaaaatagaaaaaaaaaaaaaaaattgaagaagaagaagaagaagaaagattgggtaaaatattattttagtccccaaacttcattaaaattttgttttttatacataaattttaaaaatttcttttttttatccctaaactttGGAAAGAGtgtttttcaatagtttaaagacaaaaaaataaaatattttcataatttaagAATGAAATATGAACTTTGCAATAGTTTAAAGacgaaaaaaaaatataaagataaaaaccaaatatttagtaaattttataaaccaaaattatattttatctattaaaataaattattatattaaaatagaccGAAATTTTTAAAGCCGACTACTAGTGGGACTTGGGAGACAGTACTACAAGTCGTTTTGAGTTTCAGCTCTATTATCGTtatcactctttctctctctgtgttttggCATCTCacatttcaaattgaaaaaaccAGGAAACTCTACCCACTTCTCTTCCACTGTTCCACACTCTCATCTCTCATCGAAACTCCGGCGAAGATCAAATGGGCCCACCGAAGCCTCCGGCGACGAAGGCAGGCCGTACGATCTCTCAGGAGGCATTCGACGATCTGGTGAAGGAAAACATAGAAGATCTCGACATGGACCCCACTGAGGCTCTCCAAGACGCTATCCAAACCTTAACTCTCCAAGGCGTCGATCTGACTGGTCTGTTTGGTTCCCAAGAAAATAtgcaaggaaaaacaaaatgggaatgaaaaaaaatcgaaatctaattttgtaatttttatgaaTGTATGTTGGTTGGTTGCAGGGATTGTCACGTGCGTTCCAGGAGAGGGTGGTGGAGTGAAGGCTAACCCTGTGATTCAGTGTTTGGATAGGCTGAAGCAAATTGGGCagaaagatttggatgaaatgGTGGAATTGCTTGACAAGCTCGCGGAGCTGTGTGGCGTTGAAGGATCAGGGAATGCGGCGATAGCAACTAAGAATGGGGGCGTGGAATTGGTTTGTTCAAAGATTCGAAGCGGGTGGGAGCGGGTTCTGGCTTCGGCTTTGAAGGCATTGGCATCACTTCTTCATGGTATAACAGTTAATAGTTAATGCAGTTTGTTTAATTGATTGTTTATAACTAATGTAGTAATGTTCTTATTGTTGCTTTGGTTGTGTATGTAATAAGCTTTTGCTGTGATTAGTCAAATGTTGGAGGTGATGTTGGAAAATTGCTAATGTTTTTTGGAGGAGTTGGTATGCACAGATAAGGTTATAAGATGGCTAAATGGTAATGTTTGGTGGGTATGCTTTGtcttttttgttcattttcttgaaATGTATGATACCttcattttggtttttggtgATTCAGATGGGTTTGGAGTCttgagatttttaaaattaagaaaggTAGAaggtaagaaaagaaaagcaagatAAAATGTGAAATGTCAGAACAGAAAAGAATGTTCAAATACAAGTGAGTGCAGAAATAATTGTTTgaggttatgtttttattaggTTAGTGAGTGCAGAAATAGTTGTACTTAACATATAGATTATCTACAAGACGTGGGATCATGATTTTCGATTTACACCAATTTTATAGCTTGTGGCATGATCGGATTGAATACTCTTGGTTTGAAAGTTTTACTCGGATAACATATACAAAGCTTTATATCGTGGTGTGAACGAAGTATGCATTAGCCAGTGGGTCAGGTATCAGTACACTAAGAAGTGAGATTAGCTTTTCTGAAATGTTGACTTTAAGGAGAAGAATATGTGGTTTGCTAAACTGCAGTCTTTCTTATGCGTTTATCTTTGTGATGTGCAGATCTTCAAAGTACAGAAATATTTCGGACTAGTGGTGGACCAACAACTGTGGTGTGTATCCTGAATGATAACTGTCAAAATGTAGACATCTTGAACAATGGTTTCTCTGTTGTTGCTGCGGCTTCAACTGGTAATGAGGTCCTCAAAGAGTCATTCATGGAGTTGAAAATTGGTGAGCTTATTATGCAAATACTGAGTGATCCAAGTGGGCTGAGTAAAGGCAGCATCCAAAGCTTATATGATGCCATACGTATTCTGTTGACACCTGATGATAATCGTGTTGTGGCTTCTCAAGTAAGTAAAGGATTTATAAAAAAGCATATCGAACTGAAGTGTAAGTGTTCCTAAAAGAAACTCTATGATGTATGCAAATGTCAGGTTTATGGTTATGCACGAAGGTTTGCAAAAATTGGAATTGCAAGAGCTCTAGTGGACTCACTACATGCAGGGCTTAGCTCACCTGGTCTAGTTTCTGCAAGCATTGCTTTGAAGGCCATTGCTGTCAATGTGAGTTTACCCAAATCTGACAAGATGCCAAAGTTAACTTGATGTCGCTTTAGCCAATGGTCTTTGAAATAAAAAGCATATCCTCTCCACATAACAATGGGTGGAAAGTTAGATCACAGGTTTAATCCTTATAACAGTGCATGAGTTGCCTTTATCAtcagaaaacctaaaaaatgtaaccttattataatattttcatggCTTTAATTAACTCACAGTGTACTAGATTTTTACTTGCAAGCAAGAAAACGATACTGAGAGATGAGAGTTCTTTCTGGGAAGGTTTCTTTGTCAGTCGATTTTTCTTAtgataaattgtaaaattggtGAATGATTTAGCAACAACCATGTCTCACTTATCATTAATTACGTCCTGTTTGGCAACTAACTAACACTGATTAGACAACTAAATATCTGTACAATATAGTATTGgcttattggtttttttttttactcttgaTATTTTCTTAGTACAGGATGAGATATGTAAATCCATTGCTGAAAGTGGCGGTATTGATGCAGTTCTCCAATGCATTGATGACAGTGGTGAACAAGGCAACAAGGTTGTTGCTAGAGCTTGCTGTTCTTTGCTATCCAAGGTATGAAGTCAGAACCAACTTCTACAAGAGTTgtagttttcattttctttattgcaAGCATAATGTCAAGACCAAATTTTCATGGCAAATTTGGTGGAATGTTTCTGGTTTCAACTTT encodes:
- the LOC126706139 gene encoding uncharacterized protein LOC126706139 → MGPPKPPATKAGRTISQEAFDDLVKENIEDLDMDPTEALQDAIQTLTLQGVDLTGIVTCVPGEGGGVKANPVIQCLDRLKQIGQKDLDEMVELLDKLAELCGVEGSGNAAIATKNGGVELVCSKIRSGWERVLASALKALASLLHDLQSTEIFRTSGGPTTVVCILNDNCQNVDILNNGFSVVAAASTGNEVLKESFMELKIGELIMQILSDPSGLSKGSIQSLYDAIRILLTPDDNRVVASQVYGYARRFAKIGIARALVDSLHAGLSSPGLVSASIALKAIAVNDEICKSIAESGGIDAVLQCIDDSGEQGNKVVARACCSLLSKLAGSDSNKTAIVEKRGMDRLIKLSARFSDDPSVLQEVMSIITVLSLRSPENATRAIEAGAGDLAIQAMEKFPAAQQMQKNSCLMIRNLVARSPENRTLLLGNGVEKYIRKAKQSHQSCKDAATDALRDLGLDDYNL